From one Triticum urartu cultivar G1812 chromosome 3, Tu2.1, whole genome shotgun sequence genomic stretch:
- the LOC125543761 gene encoding RWD domain-containing protein 1 isoform X1 — protein sequence MPPVMADYEQEQEMELEALQAILMDDIKEIDPSESGIDTNSRCFEILLSPQDDDFDEAAHVPVQMALVFAHTEKYPDEPPLVNIKSVRGIKPDDLTSLKEKLDQEATENLGMAMIYTLLDSAKEWLTEKYGQNAGDEEPDETEEPAEEVIIPHGEAVTVESFMAWRERFEAELALQRAKLMPESALTAPKEKKLSGRQYFESGRHITKGAGTVAEEDEEEEEEDIEFDDDFEDDEEDMLEHFLAEQTGKSSA from the exons ATGCCACCCGTCATGGCAG ACTACGAGCAGGAACAGGAGATGGAGTTGGAGGCCCTGCAGGCCATCCTCATGGACGACATCAAGG AGATCGACCCCAGCGAAAGCGGGATCGACACCAACTCCCGCTGCTTCGAGATCCTGCTATCCCCTCAG GATGATGATTTCGACGAGGCAGCTCATGTACCAG TTCAAATGGCTCTGGTTTTTGCACACACTGAGAAGTACCCAGATGAGCCTCCACTTGTGAATATCAAAAG TGTACGGGGTATTAAACCAGACGACCTCACATCCTTGAAAGAAAAGCTTGACCAAGAG GCAACTGAGAATCTTGGTATGGCTATGATTTATACTCTTCTCGACTCGGCTAAAGAATGGTTAACTGAAAAATATGGTCAAAATGCTGGAGATGAGGAACCTGACGAAACTGAAGAACCAGCAGAGGAG GTCATTATACCCCATGGTGAAGCTGTTACTGTAGAGAGCTTTATGGCCTGGAGGGAACGTTTTGAAGCTGAATTGGCGCTGCAGCGTGCTAA GCTAATGCCAGAGTCAGCTCTTACTGCCCCAAAGGAAAAGAAACTCTCTGGAAGACAGTATTTTGAAAGTGGAAGGCATATAACG aaaggagcaggtacagttgctgaagaagatgaggaagaggaggaggaggatatcgaattcgatgacgattttgaaG ATGATGAGGAGGACATGCTCGAGCATTTTTTAGCAGAACAGACGGGGAAATCGTCAGCTTAG
- the LOC125543761 gene encoding RWD domain-containing protein 1 isoform X2 yields the protein MEDYEQEQEMELEALQAILMDDIKEIDPSESGIDTNSRCFEILLSPQDDDFDEAAHVPVQMALVFAHTEKYPDEPPLVNIKSVRGIKPDDLTSLKEKLDQEATENLGMAMIYTLLDSAKEWLTEKYGQNAGDEEPDETEEPAEEVIIPHGEAVTVESFMAWRERFEAELALQRAKLMPESALTAPKEKKLSGRQYFESGRHITKGAGTVAEEDEEEEEEDIEFDDDFEDDEEDMLEHFLAEQTGKSSA from the exons ATGGAAGACTACGAGCAGGAACAGGAGATGGAGTTGGAGGCCCTGCAGGCCATCCTCATGGACGACATCAAGG AGATCGACCCCAGCGAAAGCGGGATCGACACCAACTCCCGCTGCTTCGAGATCCTGCTATCCCCTCAG GATGATGATTTCGACGAGGCAGCTCATGTACCAG TTCAAATGGCTCTGGTTTTTGCACACACTGAGAAGTACCCAGATGAGCCTCCACTTGTGAATATCAAAAG TGTACGGGGTATTAAACCAGACGACCTCACATCCTTGAAAGAAAAGCTTGACCAAGAG GCAACTGAGAATCTTGGTATGGCTATGATTTATACTCTTCTCGACTCGGCTAAAGAATGGTTAACTGAAAAATATGGTCAAAATGCTGGAGATGAGGAACCTGACGAAACTGAAGAACCAGCAGAGGAG GTCATTATACCCCATGGTGAAGCTGTTACTGTAGAGAGCTTTATGGCCTGGAGGGAACGTTTTGAAGCTGAATTGGCGCTGCAGCGTGCTAA GCTAATGCCAGAGTCAGCTCTTACTGCCCCAAAGGAAAAGAAACTCTCTGGAAGACAGTATTTTGAAAGTGGAAGGCATATAACG aaaggagcaggtacagttgctgaagaagatgaggaagaggaggaggaggatatcgaattcgatgacgattttgaaG ATGATGAGGAGGACATGCTCGAGCATTTTTTAGCAGAACAGACGGGGAAATCGTCAGCTTAG